One genomic segment of Amycolatopsis granulosa includes these proteins:
- a CDS encoding NUDIX hydrolase, whose product MLVGYRARDEVERADVVRIRELLAATADPFARDTPLHVTGSAVIVHPDTRRVLLRWHERQQAWLQVGGHGDPGETDPLAIALREGREETGLTDLVPWPTADLLHAVVVPVPAKGAEPAHEHADLRYVLATGQPDAARPEKPDAPLKWLPLDEAIDAVSEDNVRETLRRVRERF is encoded by the coding sequence ATGCTGGTGGGATATCGCGCACGGGACGAGGTCGAGCGCGCCGATGTGGTGCGCATCCGGGAGTTGCTGGCGGCGACGGCGGATCCGTTCGCGCGGGACACGCCGTTGCACGTCACCGGGTCCGCGGTGATCGTGCACCCGGACACGCGGCGCGTGCTGCTGCGCTGGCACGAACGTCAGCAGGCGTGGCTGCAGGTCGGCGGGCACGGCGACCCGGGCGAGACCGATCCGCTCGCCATCGCGCTGCGGGAAGGGCGCGAGGAGACCGGGCTGACCGATCTGGTGCCGTGGCCCACGGCCGACCTGCTGCACGCGGTGGTCGTGCCGGTGCCGGCCAAGGGCGCCGAGCCCGCGCACGAGCACGCGGACCTGCGGTACGTGCTGGCCACCGGACAGCCGGACGCGGCGCGCCCGGAGAAGCCGGACGCGCCGCTGAAGTGGCTCCCGCTCGACGAGGCGATCGACGCGGTCTCGGAGGACAACGTGCGGGAAACCCTGCGCCGCGTGCGTGAGCGGTTCTAG
- a CDS encoding IS1634 family transposase, producing MASVIGKRIGGRTYYYLARTERVNGKPRITSQRYLGTAEDIAAGLDGAAGSPDGTWHLAFGDVAAVWSTLERLQVRAAIDEALGARSVPMGTYLALAVLHRATAPGTDLAQWWAESAASRFVRPRVAAAAVHDDEFWRATRRLTRPQLERVEDAVAARVRAHVGEPILLAVDVPNFATYAESETAAASPAGLSTVVTRDGAIPLASAVYRREGAVPFGVAADRLAGRVSGPVTLVFETGQHAQLDLDDGRHFVGALPLGDHPELLARPASARRPVEPGRFPGVTALDTQATVSGAVRRVILTHSAKLHAAQARGFAQALSSATRQLDGLALALAAGTNRRPRDQVLTEIARITRVRWVDRVLPARLTGTRPAELRLEWRVDENARSRLDEEYFGKQLLVTDHDWPVADVITAYRARYHLDSTFRQLNGPFVAATAPRRHWTEHRIAVHSLVSVLATAVTHVMRQEADRAGLDLSVRELLDLLSRIGETVLRYPSTGGRPRTRRLLTCRDEVQQKLFDLFGLGAYAP from the coding sequence GTGGCTTCGGTGATCGGCAAGCGGATCGGCGGCAGGACCTACTACTACCTCGCGCGGACCGAGCGGGTGAACGGCAAGCCGAGGATCACCTCGCAGCGTTACCTCGGTACCGCCGAGGACATCGCGGCCGGCCTGGACGGCGCGGCCGGTTCCCCTGACGGTACGTGGCACCTCGCGTTCGGTGACGTCGCCGCCGTCTGGTCCACCCTGGAGCGGCTCCAGGTGCGTGCCGCGATCGACGAGGCACTGGGCGCGCGCAGCGTGCCGATGGGCACCTACCTCGCCCTGGCGGTGCTGCACCGGGCGACGGCGCCGGGTACGGATCTGGCGCAGTGGTGGGCGGAGAGCGCGGCGAGCCGGTTCGTGCGGCCACGCGTGGCGGCGGCCGCGGTGCACGACGACGAGTTCTGGCGGGCGACGCGGCGGTTGACCCGGCCGCAGCTGGAGCGGGTCGAGGACGCGGTGGCGGCGCGGGTGCGGGCGCACGTGGGGGAACCGATCCTGCTCGCGGTGGACGTGCCCAACTTCGCGACGTACGCCGAATCGGAGACCGCGGCGGCGTCCCCGGCGGGGCTGAGCACGGTGGTCACGCGCGACGGTGCGATCCCGCTCGCCTCGGCGGTGTACCGGCGCGAGGGGGCGGTGCCGTTCGGGGTGGCGGCCGACCGGCTGGCCGGGCGCGTGTCCGGGCCGGTGACGCTGGTGTTCGAGACCGGTCAGCACGCGCAGCTCGACCTGGACGACGGCCGGCACTTCGTCGGCGCCCTGCCGCTGGGCGACCACCCCGAGCTGCTGGCGCGCCCGGCGTCCGCGCGGCGGCCGGTGGAACCGGGCCGCTTCCCCGGGGTCACGGCGCTGGACACGCAGGCGACGGTGTCCGGCGCGGTCCGCCGGGTGATCCTCACGCACTCGGCGAAGCTGCACGCGGCGCAGGCGCGCGGGTTCGCGCAGGCGCTGAGCAGCGCGACACGGCAGCTGGACGGTCTCGCGCTCGCGCTCGCCGCCGGCACCAACCGCCGGCCACGCGACCAGGTGCTGACGGAGATCGCCCGCATCACCCGGGTGCGCTGGGTGGACCGGGTGCTGCCGGCCCGGCTCACCGGTACCCGGCCGGCGGAGCTGCGCCTGGAGTGGCGGGTCGACGAGAACGCCCGGTCGCGGCTGGACGAGGAGTACTTCGGCAAGCAGCTGCTGGTGACCGACCACGACTGGCCGGTCGCCGACGTCATCACCGCCTACCGCGCGCGCTACCACCTGGACTCGACGTTCCGGCAGCTCAACGGCCCGTTCGTGGCGGCGACCGCGCCGCGGCGGCACTGGACCGAACACCGGATCGCGGTGCACTCCCTGGTGAGCGTGCTGGCGACCGCGGTGACGCACGTCATGCGGCAGGAGGCCGACCGCGCCGGGCTCGACCTGTCCGTGCGGGAACTGCTCGACCTGCTCTCGCGAATCGGCGAGACGGTGCTGCGCTACCCCTCGACCGGCGGGCGCCCGCGCACGCGCCGGTTGCTCACCTGCCGGGACGAGGTGCAGCAGAAGCTGTTCGACCTGTTCGGGCTGGGGGCCTACGCACCCTGA
- a CDS encoding bifunctional FO biosynthesis protein CofGH: MASAPTASAMRRALARARDGKTLDVTEATVLLHARDEDLRTLSEHASRIRDAGLAEAGRDGIITYSRKVFIPLTRLCRDRCGYCTFATVPGKLDAPFLSPDEVLEIARQGAAMGCKEALFTLGDRPEDRWKQAREWLDAHGYDDTLSYVRAMAILVLEQTGLLPHLNPGVLTWQDFQRLKPVAPSMGMMLETTATRLWSERGGPHYGSPDKDPAVRLRVLEDAGRSSVPFTTGILIGIGENYEERADALFAMRKVARQYGGIQEVIVQNFRAKPDTKMRATPDADLQELAATIAVARLVLGPKMRIQAPPNLIGSQYDLMIRAGIDDWGGVSPLTPDHVNPERAWPQIDELARQTEQAGYTLRERLTIYPEYLLAGEPWLDPRVAGHVAALADPETGLAREDAVLEGRPWQEPDGGWQDQAGTGRTELHVEVDTTGRTEDRRSDFDSVYGDWKELAEKVPSAPRRMDTDIAEALRRAERDPAGLSDEDALALLHADGAELEALASLADGLRRDVNGDDVTFVVTRNINFTNVCYTGCRFCAFAQRRTDADAYTLSLSQVGDRVDQAWEAGATEICMQGGIHPDMPGTAYFDLAAEVKRRQPDIHLHSYSPMEVVNGASRTNLSIRDWLTRAHESGVDSLPGTAAEILDDDVRWVLTKGKLPASSWIEVISTAHELGIPTTSTMMYGHVDTPAHWVGHIKLIADLQRRALERTGRRGFTEFVLLPFIHQNSPIYLAGLSRPGPTKRENRAVHALARILLHGLIDNIQCSWVKLGADTCRDVLNGGVNDLGGTLMEETISRMAGADNGSYKTISELAAMVEPIGRPLVQRTTTYGRPSADRVAAALASDGVAQAVRRPLSLPIVG, translated from the coding sequence ATGGCATCCGCTCCCACCGCCTCCGCGATGCGCCGCGCGCTGGCCCGTGCCCGCGACGGCAAGACCCTCGACGTCACCGAGGCGACCGTGCTGCTGCACGCGCGCGACGAAGACCTCCGCACGCTGTCCGAGCACGCCTCCCGGATCCGCGACGCCGGACTGGCCGAAGCCGGCCGCGACGGGATCATCACGTACAGCCGCAAGGTGTTCATCCCGCTCACCCGGCTGTGCCGGGACCGGTGCGGGTACTGCACCTTCGCGACGGTTCCGGGCAAACTGGACGCCCCGTTCCTGTCGCCGGACGAGGTGCTGGAGATCGCCCGTCAGGGCGCGGCGATGGGCTGCAAGGAAGCCCTGTTCACCCTCGGCGACCGGCCGGAGGACCGCTGGAAGCAGGCCCGCGAGTGGCTCGACGCGCACGGCTACGACGACACGCTGTCCTACGTGCGCGCGATGGCCATCCTGGTGCTCGAGCAGACCGGTCTGCTGCCCCACCTCAACCCCGGTGTGCTGACCTGGCAGGACTTCCAGCGGCTCAAGCCGGTGGCGCCGTCGATGGGGATGATGCTGGAGACCACGGCGACCCGGCTGTGGAGCGAGCGCGGCGGTCCGCACTACGGTTCGCCGGACAAGGACCCGGCCGTGCGGCTGCGGGTACTGGAGGACGCCGGCCGCTCGTCGGTGCCGTTCACCACCGGAATCCTGATCGGGATCGGCGAGAACTACGAAGAACGCGCGGACGCGCTGTTCGCGATGCGCAAGGTGGCGCGGCAGTACGGCGGCATCCAGGAAGTCATCGTGCAGAACTTCCGCGCCAAGCCGGACACCAAGATGCGCGCCACCCCGGACGCCGACCTGCAGGAGCTCGCCGCCACGATCGCCGTCGCGCGCCTCGTGCTCGGTCCGAAGATGCGCATCCAGGCACCGCCGAACCTGATCGGCAGCCAGTACGACCTGATGATCCGCGCGGGCATCGACGACTGGGGCGGGGTGTCCCCGCTCACCCCGGACCACGTCAACCCCGAGCGCGCGTGGCCGCAGATCGACGAACTGGCCCGGCAGACCGAGCAGGCCGGCTACACGCTGCGCGAGCGGCTCACGATCTACCCGGAGTACCTGCTCGCCGGTGAGCCGTGGCTGGACCCGCGCGTGGCCGGGCACGTCGCCGCGCTGGCCGATCCGGAGACCGGGCTGGCGCGCGAGGACGCGGTGCTGGAGGGCCGGCCGTGGCAGGAGCCGGACGGCGGCTGGCAGGACCAGGCCGGCACCGGCCGGACGGAGTTGCACGTCGAGGTCGACACCACCGGCCGCACCGAGGACCGGCGCAGCGACTTCGACTCCGTCTACGGCGACTGGAAAGAACTGGCGGAGAAGGTGCCGAGCGCGCCGCGCCGGATGGACACCGACATCGCGGAAGCGTTGCGCCGCGCGGAACGCGACCCCGCTGGTCTGTCCGATGAGGACGCGCTGGCCCTGCTGCACGCGGACGGCGCCGAGCTGGAGGCGCTGGCCTCGCTGGCCGACGGCCTGCGCCGCGACGTCAACGGCGACGACGTCACGTTCGTCGTCACCCGCAACATCAACTTCACCAACGTCTGCTACACCGGCTGCCGGTTCTGCGCGTTCGCACAGCGGCGCACCGACGCCGACGCCTACACGTTGTCGCTGTCCCAGGTCGGCGACCGGGTCGACCAGGCGTGGGAGGCCGGGGCGACGGAGATCTGCATGCAGGGCGGCATCCACCCGGACATGCCCGGCACCGCGTACTTCGACCTCGCGGCCGAGGTGAAGCGGCGGCAGCCGGACATCCACCTGCACTCCTACAGCCCGATGGAGGTGGTCAACGGCGCGTCCCGGACGAACCTGTCCATCCGCGACTGGCTGACGCGCGCACACGAGTCCGGTGTGGACTCGCTGCCGGGCACCGCGGCGGAGATCCTCGACGACGACGTGCGGTGGGTGCTGACCAAGGGCAAGCTGCCGGCGTCGAGCTGGATCGAGGTGATCTCGACGGCGCACGAGCTGGGCATCCCGACGACCTCGACGATGATGTACGGGCACGTGGACACGCCGGCGCACTGGGTGGGGCACATCAAGCTGATCGCCGACCTGCAGCGGCGGGCGCTGGAGCGGACCGGGCGACGCGGGTTCACCGAGTTCGTGCTGCTGCCGTTCATCCACCAGAACTCGCCGATCTACCTGGCCGGTCTGTCCCGGCCGGGCCCGACCAAGCGGGAGAACCGGGCGGTGCACGCGCTGGCGCGGATCCTGCTGCACGGACTGATCGACAACATCCAGTGCTCGTGGGTGAAGCTCGGCGCGGACACCTGCCGCGACGTGCTGAACGGTGGGGTGAACGACCTCGGCGGCACGTTGATGGAGGAGACCATCAGCCGCATGGCCGGCGCGGACAACGGGTCGTACAAGACGATCAGCGAGCTGGCGGCGATGGTCGAGCCGATCGGCCGCCCGCTGGTCCAGCGGACCACGACCTACGGCCGCCCGTCCGCCGACCGGGTGGCGGCGGCGCTGGCCTCCGACGGGGTCGCCCAGGCCGTGCGGCGCCCGCTGTCCCTCCCGATCGTCGGCTGA
- a CDS encoding inositol monophosphatase family protein, which yields MSTKITWPVPAPELPGTVHPALAAMARAASAAYGGARRRHTRAELAEKVADGADGTPTMRVDEIVEAAIAEEAGRHRVNLLSEEVGFVDNGSAVTLVVDPVDGSNNAASGVPLSCFGGTVAVDGRATEALTVWLDTGRTWHALAGEPVPFRTSGRASLDGATVNLLRPHQRNAEAWLRVAGRAQRVRILSTTVLECALVAEGSVDAFCDPGSDTHRLVDLATAMVTVPAAGGAVIDVHGRPLEIDPDLTRRWSGIAAATRALADELAATVLG from the coding sequence ATGAGCACGAAGATCACGTGGCCGGTGCCCGCCCCGGAACTCCCCGGGACCGTCCACCCCGCACTCGCCGCGATGGCCCGGGCCGCCAGCGCGGCCTACGGCGGCGCCCGCCGCCGGCACACGCGCGCCGAGCTGGCCGAGAAGGTCGCCGACGGCGCGGACGGCACCCCGACGATGCGGGTGGACGAGATCGTCGAGGCCGCGATCGCCGAGGAGGCGGGCCGGCACCGCGTGAACCTGCTCAGTGAGGAGGTCGGTTTCGTCGACAACGGTTCCGCGGTCACCCTCGTCGTCGATCCGGTCGACGGTTCCAACAACGCCGCTTCCGGCGTCCCGCTGAGCTGCTTCGGCGGCACCGTCGCCGTCGACGGGCGGGCGACCGAGGCGCTCACCGTGTGGCTGGACACCGGCCGCACCTGGCACGCCCTCGCCGGCGAGCCGGTGCCGTTCCGCACCAGCGGCCGCGCGAGCCTCGACGGCGCGACGGTGAACCTGCTCCGCCCGCATCAGCGCAACGCCGAGGCGTGGCTGCGCGTCGCGGGCCGGGCGCAGCGCGTGCGGATCCTGTCCACCACGGTGCTGGAGTGCGCGCTCGTCGCGGAGGGCTCGGTCGACGCGTTCTGCGACCCGGGCTCGGACACCCACCGCCTGGTGGACCTGGCGACGGCGATGGTCACCGTGCCCGCGGCGGGCGGTGCGGTGATCGACGTGCACGGCCGTCCGCTGGAGATCGACCCGGACCTGACGCGCCGCTGGTCCGGGATCGCCGCCGCGACCCGCGCCCTGGCCGACGAGCTGGCCGCCACCGTGCTCGGCTGA
- a CDS encoding pyridoxamine 5'-phosphate oxidase family protein — protein sequence MTFPVREGPVPAMVDPFGLEVLGREQCLELLATAGFGRIVFTMRGLPAVQPVRFVLAGDAVSFAAPAAGPLFAAASDGVVAFEADVFDPDLETGWWVTVLGRAHATRRPGRGWPASSADDRWIRLPLDVVSGRRLRR from the coding sequence GTGACGTTTCCCGTGCGCGAAGGGCCGGTCCCCGCGATGGTCGATCCGTTCGGATTGGAAGTGCTGGGCCGGGAGCAGTGCCTCGAGCTGCTCGCCACCGCCGGGTTCGGGCGCATCGTGTTCACCATGCGCGGCCTGCCCGCGGTCCAGCCGGTCCGCTTCGTGCTGGCCGGCGATGCCGTGTCGTTCGCTGCCCCGGCCGCCGGCCCGCTGTTCGCCGCGGCCAGCGACGGGGTCGTCGCGTTCGAGGCCGACGTCTTCGACCCGGACCTGGAGACCGGCTGGTGGGTGACGGTGCTGGGCCGCGCGCACGCCACCCGGCGGCCGGGCCGCGGGTGGCCCGCGTCGTCCGCGGACGACCGTTGGATCAGGCTGCCGCTCGACGTAGTCTCGGGGCGGCGGCTCAGGAGGTAA
- a CDS encoding RecQ family ATP-dependent DNA helicase, whose amino-acid sequence MSRHDELRRAARETFGWPDLREDQLTAMAALLDGRDVLAVMPTGSGKSAIYQVPALLLDGPTLVVSPLTALQRDQVGQIADSEAPDAVAVNSAQPARTTTKAWDAVTEGDAEYLFLAPEQLAKDEVLEQLAEIRPSLFVVDEAHCVSSWGHDFRPDYLRLGHVIERLGRPRVLAMTATAGGPVRDDIVEHLGLRDPVRVVSGFDRANLYLAVHRSTTEEDKRSAVLRWVRQAPKPGLVYAATRKDSERYAEELGAVAFHAGMKAADRKRVHEDFLADRVEVVVATSAFGMGIDKPNVRFVAHASVPDSVDSYYQQIGRAGRDGERADARLFYRPEDLGLQKFLTARPFDDKGVQELAETLREQHGPASPQEIDGEVQQSHRRAMNNLNLLEQSGLVEETTQGRFSYAGTDPAVAAERAAEVSQRRRKLDRSRVEVMREYAETTACRRQFLLGYFGESLAEPCEFCDTCDAGTAAGQVAADGEFQPGASVRHAEWGIGQVVRREAEKVTVLFDEAGYRSLSLPAVRERGLLTEE is encoded by the coding sequence GTGTCCAGACACGACGAACTCCGCCGCGCCGCACGGGAAACCTTCGGCTGGCCGGACCTGCGCGAGGACCAGCTGACCGCGATGGCGGCCCTGCTCGACGGCCGCGACGTGCTCGCCGTCATGCCGACCGGGTCCGGCAAGTCCGCGATCTACCAGGTTCCCGCGCTGCTGCTGGACGGGCCGACGCTCGTGGTGTCACCCCTGACGGCGTTGCAGCGGGACCAGGTCGGGCAGATCGCGGACAGCGAGGCGCCGGACGCGGTCGCGGTCAACTCCGCCCAGCCGGCGCGCACCACGACCAAGGCCTGGGACGCGGTGACCGAGGGCGACGCCGAGTACCTGTTCCTCGCACCCGAACAGCTGGCCAAGGACGAGGTCCTGGAGCAGCTGGCGGAGATCCGGCCGAGCCTGTTCGTGGTGGACGAGGCGCACTGCGTCTCGTCCTGGGGGCACGACTTCCGCCCCGACTACCTGCGCCTCGGGCACGTCATCGAGCGGCTGGGGCGGCCGCGGGTGCTCGCGATGACCGCCACCGCGGGCGGGCCGGTGCGGGACGACATCGTGGAGCACCTCGGGTTGCGTGACCCGGTGCGCGTGGTCTCCGGATTCGACCGGGCGAACCTCTACCTCGCGGTGCACCGCTCCACCACCGAGGAGGACAAGCGCAGCGCCGTCCTGCGGTGGGTCCGGCAGGCACCCAAACCCGGTCTGGTGTACGCGGCGACCCGCAAGGACAGCGAACGCTACGCCGAGGAGCTGGGCGCGGTCGCCTTCCACGCCGGGATGAAGGCGGCCGACCGCAAGCGCGTGCACGAGGACTTCCTCGCCGACCGGGTGGAGGTGGTGGTGGCGACCTCGGCGTTCGGCATGGGCATCGACAAGCCGAACGTGCGCTTCGTGGCGCACGCCTCGGTGCCGGACTCGGTGGACTCCTACTACCAGCAGATCGGCCGCGCCGGCCGGGACGGTGAGCGCGCCGACGCGCGGCTGTTCTACCGGCCCGAGGACCTGGGCCTGCAGAAGTTCCTCACCGCGCGGCCGTTCGACGACAAGGGTGTCCAGGAGCTCGCGGAGACGCTCCGTGAGCAGCACGGCCCGGCCAGCCCGCAGGAGATCGACGGCGAGGTGCAGCAGTCGCACCGGCGCGCCATGAACAACCTGAACCTGCTGGAGCAGTCCGGGCTGGTCGAGGAGACCACGCAGGGCAGGTTCAGCTACGCCGGCACCGATCCGGCGGTGGCGGCCGAACGCGCGGCCGAGGTGTCGCAGCGGCGCCGGAAGCTGGACCGGTCCCGGGTCGAGGTGATGCGCGAGTACGCCGAAACCACCGCGTGCCGCCGCCAGTTCCTGCTCGGCTACTTCGGGGAGAGCCTGGCGGAGCCGTGCGAGTTCTGCGACACCTGCGACGCCGGCACCGCCGCCGGGCAGGTCGCGGCCGACGGCGAGTTCCAGCCGGGCGCCTCGGTCCGGCACGCCGAGTGGGGCATCGGCCAGGTGGTCCGCCGCGAGGCGGAGAAGGTCACCGTGTTGTTCGACGAGGCCGGCTACCGCTCGCTGTCGCTCCCGGCCGTCCGCGAACGCGGGCTGCTCACCGAGGAGTGA
- a CDS encoding FBP domain-containing protein: MPAVQPLDETRIRKSFINCSKGEAQRLALPPGLAGLDWSEVDFLGWRDPKAQQNAYLVAPYGDEVVGVALRAAAKHRSSVKSSVCAFCGTIHAATDVSLFAARRVGAAGKQGNTVGTYACADLACGLYLRGKRRPAVHNPVDRAPLEERVQRMLANLARFLDEVTTDNVSG; the protein is encoded by the coding sequence ATGCCCGCCGTGCAACCCCTCGACGAGACCCGCATCCGCAAGTCGTTCATCAACTGCTCCAAGGGGGAGGCGCAGCGGCTGGCACTGCCGCCGGGGCTGGCCGGACTCGACTGGTCCGAAGTGGACTTCCTCGGCTGGCGGGACCCGAAGGCCCAGCAGAACGCCTATCTCGTGGCGCCGTACGGTGACGAGGTGGTCGGTGTCGCGTTGCGCGCCGCGGCCAAGCACCGCAGCTCGGTGAAGTCGTCGGTGTGCGCGTTCTGCGGGACCATCCACGCGGCGACGGACGTGTCGCTGTTCGCGGCCCGGCGGGTCGGTGCGGCCGGTAAGCAGGGCAACACCGTGGGCACCTACGCGTGCGCCGACCTCGCCTGTGGGCTGTACCTGCGGGGCAAGCGCCGCCCGGCCGTGCACAACCCGGTCGATCGTGCACCGCTCGAGGAGCGGGTGCAGCGGATGCTCGCCAACCTCGCCCGCTTCCTGGACGAGGTCACGACCGACAACGTCAGCGGCTGA